A portion of the Glycine max cultivar Williams 82 chromosome 10, Glycine_max_v4.0, whole genome shotgun sequence genome contains these proteins:
- the LOC100778471 gene encoding calcium-dependent protein kinase 20: MGNCCVVPSGQTRKEKKQKKKWNPYEDGWGKKLVVLTEPTGRDIGLRYDLGRELGRGEFGVTYLCQDRETKEELACKSISKKKLRTAIDIEDVRREVEIMRLLPKHPNVVSLKDTYEDDNAVHLVMELCEGGELFDRIVARGHYTERAAATVTRTIVEVVQMCHKHGVMHRDLKPENFLFGNKKETAPLKAIDFGLSVLFKPGERFNEIVGSPYYMAPEVLKRNYGPEVDIWSAGVILYILLCGVPPFWAETEKGVAQAIIRSVVDFKREPWPKVSDNAKDLVKKMLDPDPKCRLTAQEVLDHPWLQNEKKAPNVSLGETVRSRLMQFSVMNKLKKRALRVIGEFLSLEEAAGIKEGFQLMDTSNKGKINMDELRVGLHKLGHQIPDGDVQILMDAGDVDNDGYLDYGEFVAISIHLRKIDKDEHLHKAFQFFDKNQSGYIEIEELHNALVDEIETNSEEVINAIMHDVDTDKDGKISYEEFAAMMKAGTDWRKASRQYSRERFSSLSQKLIKDGSLQLNNDDGSRLY, from the exons ATGGGTAACTGCTGCGTTGTGCCTTCCGgtcaaacaagaaaagaaaaaaaacaaaagaagaagtgGAATCCCTACGAGGACGGGTGGGGGAAGAAGCTGGTGGTGCTGACGGAGCCCACGGGCCGGGACATCGGGCTGCGTTACGACCTGGGCCGGGAGCTGGGCCGAGGTGAGTTCGGGGTAACATATCTGTGCCAAGACAGGGAGACGAAGGAGGAGTTAGCATGCAAGAGCATTTCAAAGAAGAAGCTTCGAACCGCGATAGATATCGAGGACGTGAGGAGGGAGGTGGAGATCATGCGGCTCTTGCCTAAACACCCGAACGTCGTGTCGTTGAAGGACACATACGAAGATGACAATGCCGTTCACCTCGTCATGGAGCTCTGCGAGGGCGGCGAGCTCTTCGACCGTATCGTGGCGCGTGGCCACTACACCGAGCGCGCCGCCGCCACCGTCACCAGAACCATTGTCGAAGTCGTGCAG ATGTGCCACAAACATGGCGTGATGCATCGTGATCTCAAACCTGAGAACTTTTTGTTTGGAAACAAGAAGGAAACAGCACCTTTGAAAGCTATTGACTTTGGATTGTCGGTTTTATTCAAACCAG GTGAAAGATTTAACGAGATAGTTGGAAGTCCATATTACATGGCTCCTGAGGTATTAAAGCGTAATTATGGCCCTGAAGTAGATATCTGGAGTGCTGGAGTAATTCTCTACATCTTACTTTGTGGCGTCCCACCGTTTTGGGCAG AAACTGAAAAGGGAGTTGCTCAAGCTATTATTCGATCTGTTGTTGATTTTAAAAGGGAGCCATGGCCGAAGGTTTCTGATAATGCAAAAGACCTTGTGAAGAAGATGCTTGATCCTGACCCAAAGTGCCGTCTTACTGCACAAGAAGTGTTAG ATCATCCGTGGTTACAGAATGAAAAGAAAGCCCCTAATGTTTCATTGGGAGAAACTGTTAGATCAAGGCTCATGCAATTTTCTGTAATGAACAAGCTTAAGAAAAGAGCTTTGAGG GTGATTGGAGAGTTTTTGTCTTTAGAAGAAGCTGCTGGAATAAAAGAGGGATTCCAGCTAATGGATACAAGCAATAAAGGCAAGATTAACATGGATGAGCTGCGAGTAGGGTTGCATAAACTAGGTCACCAAATTCCTGATGGGGATGTCCAAATACTTATGGATGCT GGTGATGTAGACAACGATGGGTACCTAGATTATGGCGAGTTTGTAGCCATTTCTATTCATCTGAGAAAGATAGACAAGGATGAGCACCTTCACAAAGCCTTCCAATTTTTCGATAAGAACCAAAGTGGATATATTGAAATTGAGGAGTTACATAATGCCTTAGTTGATGAGATTGAAACAAACAGTGAAGAAGTCATTAATGCAATTATGCATGATGTGGACACAGATAAG GATGGAAAAATAAGTTATGAGGAATTTGCTGCAATGATGAAAGCAGGCACAGATTGGAGGAAAGCATCGAGGCAGTATTCAAGAGAGAGGTTCTCTAGCTTAAGTCAGAAATTGATCAAGGACGGATCTTTGCAATTGAACAATGATGACGGTAGTAGACTTTATTAG